The following are encoded together in the Xanthomonas sacchari genome:
- a CDS encoding NAD(P)/FAD-dependent oxidoreductase encodes MNAAQADVAILGGGLAGLTLALQLRQRDPQLRIRVLERRAHPVREAAFKVGESSVEIGAHYFAEVLGLREHLDAEQIRKFGFRFFFSDRRADIDQCTELGVSQLLPTPSWQIDRGRFENFLGQRARAMGVEFLDGSTVRGVDLAEDDGDHCVRYSRDGADAHLQARWVIDASGRAGLLKRKLGLAQDNAHQANAVWWRVDGLVDPNGWSQDSAWLQRCTPPDRWRSTNHMCGPGYWFWLIPLSSGAHSLGIVCDAAMHPLETMNTHAKAMDWLRTHQPQVASTLERNEHTVQDFLFLRDFSYGCKQVFSAQRWALTGEAGVFLDPFYSPGSDFIAISNTYICELIGRERAGRDIAPYAELYQQLYFSFYENTLTLYQDQYPLFGDAQVMPVKVIWDYTYYWSLLAPLYCTDRIADLAVLGRLRPALQQASALNLGMQALLRDWGAANRAQAAAVADGRLLDQYLIGWFHELNRALSDRLDDAAFVARLHGNVARMAELAGEILARAHQQHPTLADHGLLDACRDAQTPLPVLSPAWYADAA; translated from the coding sequence ATGAATGCAGCGCAGGCGGATGTGGCGATTCTGGGCGGCGGGCTGGCCGGGCTGACCCTGGCGCTGCAGTTGCGCCAGCGCGACCCGCAGCTGCGCATCCGCGTGCTGGAACGGCGCGCGCACCCGGTGCGCGAGGCCGCGTTCAAGGTCGGCGAGTCCTCGGTGGAGATCGGCGCGCACTATTTCGCCGAGGTGCTGGGCCTGCGCGAGCACCTGGATGCCGAACAGATCCGCAAGTTCGGCTTCCGCTTCTTCTTCTCCGACCGGCGCGCCGACATCGACCAGTGCACCGAACTGGGGGTGAGCCAGTTGCTGCCCACCCCGTCGTGGCAGATCGACCGCGGCCGCTTCGAGAACTTCCTCGGGCAGCGCGCGCGCGCGATGGGCGTGGAGTTCCTCGACGGCAGCACGGTGCGCGGCGTCGACCTGGCCGAGGACGACGGCGACCACTGCGTGCGCTACAGCCGCGACGGCGCCGACGCCCACCTGCAGGCACGCTGGGTGATCGACGCCAGCGGCCGCGCCGGCCTGCTCAAGCGCAAGCTCGGCCTGGCCCAGGACAACGCGCACCAGGCCAACGCGGTGTGGTGGCGGGTGGACGGGCTGGTCGATCCCAACGGCTGGTCGCAGGACAGCGCCTGGCTGCAGCGCTGCACGCCGCCGGACCGCTGGCGCTCGACCAACCACATGTGCGGCCCCGGCTACTGGTTCTGGCTGATCCCGCTGTCCTCCGGCGCGCATTCGCTGGGCATCGTCTGCGATGCCGCGATGCATCCGCTGGAGACCATGAACACCCACGCCAAGGCGATGGACTGGCTGCGCACGCACCAGCCGCAGGTGGCCAGCACGCTGGAGCGCAACGAGCACACGGTGCAGGACTTCCTGTTCCTGCGCGACTTCTCCTACGGCTGCAAGCAGGTGTTCTCGGCACAGCGCTGGGCGCTGACCGGCGAGGCCGGCGTGTTCCTGGACCCGTTCTATTCGCCGGGCAGCGACTTCATCGCCATCAGCAACACCTACATCTGCGAACTGATCGGACGCGAGCGCGCCGGGCGCGACATCGCGCCGTATGCCGAGCTGTACCAGCAACTGTACTTCTCGTTCTACGAGAACACCCTGACCCTCTACCAGGACCAGTACCCGCTGTTCGGCGACGCCCAGGTGATGCCGGTCAAGGTGATCTGGGACTACACCTACTACTGGTCGCTGCTGGCGCCGCTGTACTGCACCGACCGCATCGCCGACCTGGCGGTGCTGGGCCGGCTGCGCCCGGCGCTGCAGCAGGCCAGCGCGCTCAACCTGGGCATGCAGGCGCTGCTGCGCGACTGGGGCGCGGCCAACCGCGCGCAGGCCGCGGCGGTGGCCGACGGGCGGCTGCTGGACCAGTACCTGATCGGCTGGTTCCACGAACTCAACCGCGCGCTGAGCGACCGGCTGGACGACGCCGCCTTCGTCGCCCGCCTGCACGGCAATGTCGCGCGCATGGCGGAACTGGCCGGGGAGATCCTGGCGCGCGCCCACCAGCAGCATCCGACGCTGGCCGACCACGGCCTGCTGGACGCCTGCCGCGATGCGCAGACGCCACTGCCGGTGCTGTCGCCGGCCTGGTACGCGGACGCGGCCTGA
- a CDS encoding glycosyltransferase family 2 protein, with protein sequence MSRTPLTAADAAILIPALNERLRIREVVGDALAHCPRVIVVDDGSDDGTSDCIADLPVTLLRHPQRRGKGAALRSGFAEAQRQGARAVMTMDGDGQHSAADFPRLLAAANRHPGCVIVGARLRKRASQPPIRRIGNDFGDWGIAWGCGFRLVDSQSGQRLYPQSVYTLPDVPGEGFVFEAQLLISAARQAGARVVAVPIETRYASQTPGTFRKSHFRLVRDLWKITSHVIVQVWTYGHVVREYRRTRANPVLIDDADGTLDPAPLAVAKEKTT encoded by the coding sequence ATGAGCCGCACGCCGCTGACCGCCGCCGACGCCGCGATCCTGATTCCGGCCCTCAACGAACGGCTGCGCATCCGCGAGGTGGTCGGCGACGCGCTGGCGCACTGCCCGCGGGTGATCGTGGTCGACGACGGCTCCGACGACGGCACCAGCGACTGCATCGCCGACCTGCCGGTGACCCTGCTACGCCACCCACAGCGCCGCGGCAAGGGCGCGGCGCTGCGCAGCGGCTTCGCCGAGGCGCAGCGCCAGGGCGCGCGCGCGGTGATGACCATGGACGGCGACGGCCAGCACAGCGCCGCCGACTTCCCGCGGCTGCTGGCCGCGGCCAACCGCCACCCCGGCTGCGTGATCGTCGGCGCGCGCCTGCGCAAGCGCGCCAGCCAGCCGCCGATCCGCCGCATCGGCAACGATTTCGGCGACTGGGGCATCGCCTGGGGCTGCGGCTTCCGCCTGGTCGACAGCCAGAGCGGGCAGCGCCTGTATCCGCAGTCGGTCTACACCCTGCCCGACGTGCCCGGCGAAGGCTTCGTGTTCGAGGCGCAGTTGCTGATCTCGGCCGCGCGCCAGGCCGGCGCGCGGGTGGTGGCGGTGCCGATCGAGACCCGCTATGCCAGCCAGACCCCGGGCACGTTCCGCAAGAGCCACTTCCGGCTGGTGCGCGATCTGTGGAAGATCACCTCGCACGTGATCGTGCAGGTGTGGACCTACGGACACGTGGTACGCGAGTACCGACGCACCCGCGCCAATCCGGTGCTGATCGACGACGCCGACGGCACCCTCGACCCGGCCCCCCTGGCCGTCGCCAAGGAAAAGACGACATGA
- a CDS encoding beta-ketoacyl synthase chain length factor, whose translation MLHATIEGIGFWAPGLPGWALAQAFARGDGALQETPARPSPQLLAPNERRRAPDTVAVSLDAALAACQDAGRDPATLPSVFTSTHGDLAITDYMCTTLASEPLSVSPTKFHNSVHNAAAGYWTIGAGATAAATAISAHSGSFAQGLLEALSQLAAGEDAVLLVGYDSRSVGALGRIARSEGLLGGALVLSAGARDGKPQLQVQLRDGTAAAGDGPLARHAAGNAMAPMLPLFDALALGGSGCVLDAGGGRCLQVELRV comes from the coding sequence ATGCTGCACGCGACGATCGAAGGCATCGGTTTCTGGGCGCCCGGCCTGCCCGGGTGGGCACTGGCGCAGGCGTTCGCGCGCGGCGACGGCGCGCTGCAAGAGACGCCGGCACGGCCGTCGCCGCAACTGCTGGCGCCCAACGAGCGTCGGCGCGCGCCGGACACGGTGGCGGTGTCGCTGGACGCGGCGCTGGCCGCCTGCCAGGACGCCGGCCGCGACCCGGCGACGCTGCCGTCGGTGTTCACCTCCACCCACGGCGACCTGGCGATCACCGACTACATGTGCACCACCCTCGCCAGCGAGCCGCTGTCGGTCTCGCCGACCAAGTTCCACAACTCGGTGCACAACGCCGCCGCCGGCTACTGGACCATCGGCGCCGGCGCCACCGCCGCGGCGACCGCGATCAGCGCGCACTCGGGCAGCTTCGCGCAGGGACTGCTGGAAGCGCTGTCGCAACTGGCCGCGGGCGAAGACGCGGTGCTGCTGGTCGGCTACGACAGCCGCTCGGTGGGCGCGCTGGGCCGCATCGCGCGCAGCGAAGGCCTGCTCGGCGGTGCGCTGGTGCTGAGCGCCGGCGCACGCGACGGCAAGCCGCAGTTGCAGGTGCAGTTGCGCGACGGCACCGCCGCGGCCGGCGACGGCCCGCTGGCGCGGCATGCCGCGGGCAACGCGATGGCGCCGATGCTGCCGCTGTTCGACGCGCTGGCGCTGGGCGGAAGCGGCTGCGTGCTCGACGCCGGCGGCGGCCGCTGCCTGCAGGTGGAGTTGCGCGTATGA
- a CDS encoding beta-ketoacyl-[acyl-carrier-protein] synthase family protein encodes MAPVAIRAYTATNALGSGLQAQAAALREGRSGLRRNDFGPQPLECWIGRVDALETAALPDALAAWECRNNRLAWLALQQDGMAAAVAAAAQRHGAERVAVVMGTSTSSIGASEEAYTRLEHDADGPRLPADLDRPIVHTPHSLGDFVRAATGLRGPCITVATACSSSAKVFAQAARLIAAGVVDAALVGGVDTLCGSVLFGFNSLQVVSPEPCRPFDVRRVGLSLGEAGGYALLERADAADAPPAQALLCGYGESSDAHHMSAPHPQGLGAGLAMRGALQRAGVDAAEVGYLNLHGTATPANDSVEAAAVAALFPPTLHASSTKAWTGHTLGAAGIVESVFALLALRDGLLPGTLNSELPDPACGPQIRFATAHAQVRYAMNNSFGFGGNNCSLLFGRA; translated from the coding sequence ATGGCCCCGGTGGCCATCCGCGCCTACACCGCGACCAACGCGCTCGGCAGCGGGCTGCAGGCCCAGGCCGCGGCGCTGCGCGAGGGCCGCAGCGGCCTGCGTCGCAACGATTTCGGCCCGCAACCGCTGGAATGCTGGATCGGCCGGGTGGACGCGCTGGAGACCGCGGCGCTGCCGGACGCCCTGGCCGCCTGGGAATGCCGCAACAACCGCCTGGCCTGGCTGGCGCTGCAGCAGGACGGCATGGCCGCCGCCGTGGCCGCCGCGGCGCAGCGGCATGGCGCCGAGCGGGTGGCGGTGGTGATGGGCACCTCCACCTCCAGCATCGGCGCCAGCGAGGAGGCCTACACCCGGCTCGAGCACGACGCGGACGGCCCGCGCCTGCCCGCCGACCTGGACCGGCCGATCGTGCACACCCCGCATTCGCTCGGCGATTTCGTGCGCGCCGCCACCGGCCTGCGCGGCCCGTGCATCACTGTCGCCACCGCCTGCTCGTCCAGCGCCAAGGTGTTCGCCCAGGCGGCGCGGCTGATCGCCGCCGGCGTGGTCGATGCGGCGCTGGTCGGCGGCGTGGACACGCTGTGCGGCAGCGTGCTGTTCGGCTTCAACTCGCTGCAGGTGGTGTCGCCGGAGCCGTGCCGGCCGTTCGACGTGCGCCGGGTCGGGCTGTCGCTGGGCGAGGCCGGCGGCTACGCGCTGCTGGAACGCGCCGATGCCGCCGACGCACCGCCGGCGCAGGCGCTGCTGTGCGGCTACGGCGAATCCAGCGACGCCCACCACATGTCCGCGCCGCATCCGCAGGGCCTGGGCGCCGGCCTGGCGATGCGCGGTGCGCTGCAGCGCGCCGGCGTGGACGCGGCCGAAGTCGGGTACCTGAACCTGCACGGCACCGCGACCCCGGCCAACGACAGCGTCGAGGCCGCCGCGGTGGCGGCGCTGTTCCCGCCCACCCTGCACGCCAGTTCGACCAAGGCCTGGACTGGGCACACGCTCGGTGCCGCCGGCATCGTCGAGTCGGTGTTCGCCCTGCTGGCGCTGCGCGACGGCCTGCTGCCCGGCACCCTCAACAGCGAACTGCCCGACCCCGCCTGCGGCCCGCAGATCCGCTTCGCCACCGCCCATGCACAGGTCCGCTACGCGATGAACAACTCCTTCGGCTTCGGCGGCAACAACTGCTCGCTGCTGTTCGGTCGCGCATGA
- a CDS encoding YcgL domain-containing protein has translation MQAYVYKSQRKPDTYLYLAARDDFGRLPPALLASLQPLAFVLEVALTAERKLARADPAAVRANLAGCGFHLQLPPSLPGTTDRHDD, from the coding sequence ATGCAAGCCTACGTCTACAAAAGCCAACGCAAGCCGGACACCTATCTGTATCTCGCCGCCCGCGACGACTTCGGCCGTCTGCCGCCGGCGCTGCTGGCGTCGCTGCAGCCGCTGGCGTTCGTGCTCGAAGTGGCGCTGACCGCCGAACGCAAACTGGCCCGTGCCGATCCGGCCGCGGTGCGCGCCAACCTCGCCGGCTGCGGCTTCCATCTGCAATTGCCGCCGTCCCTGCCCGGCACCACCGATCGACACGATGACTGA
- a CDS encoding ankyrin repeat domain-containing protein, translating into MTDSFLRARAPMLAAALGAVLALAAGFGPLAAALGAWLAQPAFALALSWQRGSRPRPRAARELVGAAAPLLVLWAGGMALVAVLVAWPLAALHDSGSLAAALALSVAASAALLGLWRTWPLWHGSDAEGGPLGARWHALAQQDVQAWRGLAVAALVLVLAGLGVVLAWPGLLADAARWPLALAYALLSPLLHAGLQRVAPPQALTPPVSSADLFAELSANTAPRADEPPPAQDELHAALYDAARGGRVDRALQLLQAGADPHALPAAEWRDQRSLPVLAAVLPDLRLLRELIVRGVDVNRPHLGMTPLLAATRDSWHGRPEAVMTLLANGADPRASDGDGNTPLHHAARSSDPGVAALLRDAAAELDAANRDGLTPLAVACQVGNWRMAKFLLERGAKPEPAEASPVLLAAAGTEEDDPAGVQLLLKHKARVDARDRQRRSALHEAAQAGHVEIVQALLGAGANLEARDALGRTPWLEAARHGRVAVLERLLPHKPDLTAVDGDGRNAILLACTADHVAPGLIRRLLELGVASAQPDQSGRRAVDLAAEAGRWAIVSALDPDYPLPAAVSDGQGESGPAGLPDRPPLELLREGLQLGQPREGLAALARLCAPEELGALLHDAPLALNAQAVDWLLAHGAAPEVLDACGDTPMFALLSRGVEAVPSLQAMLRHGVSPAGRGGLTRLLAACAQHDHASRALEQFALELLERGADPFAPSPAGDPPLSLAVRLGWLRLQLQLLERGADREARDSHGMTALHLAAALGREASLKLLILQGASPDARAADGQTPLGVALASGRRDLADWLDWRTWPLPRRPLREADVPAAAMVGDAEAIRRLIDLGLPVDAVDAQGCTALLRAAGGGHAAAVKLLLARGADLQHAAASGATPLSAAVSMRQTEIVAALLQAGAQIEHRLPGGVTVLMLACALGLPDIAARLLAAGADVHAGDAQQLAPLHCAALYGFTARDKTRLLALLDTLLLAGAEADRGSAGGVTPLLLLLGARAEPGTACEEPVVLAGVERLLDEDVSLEVQDPRGFGPLHLAALHGLPLLVQRLLRAGADPELRDTLNRTPREIAVMRGFVDVAGQFQPALPGVSSMARFLRESR; encoded by the coding sequence ATGACTGACTCCTTTCTCCGTGCGCGTGCGCCGATGCTCGCCGCCGCGCTCGGCGCGGTGCTGGCGCTGGCCGCCGGATTCGGCCCGCTGGCCGCCGCGCTGGGCGCCTGGCTGGCGCAGCCGGCGTTCGCCCTGGCGCTGTCCTGGCAGCGCGGCAGCCGGCCGCGTCCGCGCGCGGCGCGCGAGCTGGTCGGCGCCGCGGCGCCGCTGCTGGTGCTGTGGGCCGGCGGCATGGCGCTGGTCGCGGTGCTGGTGGCCTGGCCGCTGGCGGCCCTGCACGACAGCGGCAGCCTGGCCGCGGCGCTGGCGCTGAGCGTGGCCGCCAGCGCGGCCCTGCTCGGGCTGTGGCGGACCTGGCCGCTGTGGCACGGCAGCGATGCCGAGGGCGGCCCGCTGGGCGCACGCTGGCACGCGCTGGCGCAGCAGGACGTGCAGGCCTGGCGTGGGCTGGCGGTAGCCGCACTGGTGCTGGTGCTGGCCGGGCTCGGCGTGGTGCTGGCCTGGCCGGGGCTGCTCGCCGACGCCGCGCGCTGGCCGCTGGCGCTGGCCTACGCCCTGCTGTCGCCGCTGCTGCACGCCGGCCTGCAACGGGTGGCCCCGCCGCAGGCGCTGACCCCACCGGTATCCTCGGCCGACCTGTTCGCCGAACTGAGCGCCAACACCGCGCCGCGCGCCGACGAGCCGCCGCCGGCGCAGGACGAACTGCATGCGGCGCTGTACGACGCCGCCCGCGGCGGCCGCGTCGATCGCGCGCTGCAGTTGCTGCAGGCCGGCGCCGATCCGCACGCGCTGCCCGCCGCCGAGTGGCGCGACCAGCGCAGCCTGCCGGTGCTGGCCGCGGTACTGCCGGACCTGCGCCTGCTGCGCGAACTGATCGTGCGCGGGGTCGACGTCAATCGCCCGCACCTGGGCATGACCCCGCTGCTGGCCGCCACCCGCGACAGCTGGCATGGCCGCCCGGAGGCGGTGATGACCCTGCTCGCCAACGGCGCCGACCCGCGCGCCAGCGACGGCGATGGCAACACCCCGCTGCATCACGCCGCCCGCAGTTCCGACCCGGGCGTGGCCGCGCTGCTGCGCGACGCCGCCGCCGAACTGGACGCGGCCAATCGCGACGGCCTGACCCCGCTGGCGGTGGCCTGCCAGGTCGGCAACTGGCGCATGGCCAAGTTCCTGCTCGAGCGCGGCGCCAAGCCGGAGCCGGCCGAGGCCAGCCCGGTGCTGCTGGCCGCCGCCGGCACCGAGGAAGACGATCCGGCCGGCGTGCAGTTGCTGCTCAAGCACAAGGCGCGGGTCGACGCGCGCGATCGCCAGCGCCGCAGCGCGCTGCACGAGGCGGCGCAGGCCGGCCACGTGGAGATCGTGCAGGCTCTGCTCGGCGCCGGCGCCAACCTGGAAGCGCGCGACGCGCTGGGCCGCACGCCGTGGCTGGAAGCCGCCCGCCACGGCCGCGTGGCGGTGCTGGAACGGCTGCTGCCGCACAAGCCGGACCTGACCGCGGTCGACGGCGACGGTCGCAACGCGATCCTGCTGGCCTGCACCGCCGACCACGTCGCCCCCGGCCTGATCCGGCGTCTGCTGGAACTGGGCGTGGCGTCGGCGCAGCCGGACCAGAGCGGCCGCCGCGCCGTCGACCTGGCCGCCGAGGCCGGGCGCTGGGCGATCGTGTCCGCGCTGGACCCGGACTATCCGCTGCCGGCCGCGGTCAGCGACGGCCAGGGCGAGAGCGGCCCGGCCGGCCTGCCCGACCGGCCGCCGCTGGAACTGCTGCGCGAGGGCCTGCAACTGGGCCAGCCGCGCGAGGGCCTGGCCGCGCTGGCGCGGCTGTGTGCGCCCGAGGAACTGGGCGCGCTGCTGCACGATGCGCCGCTGGCGCTGAACGCGCAGGCGGTGGACTGGCTGCTGGCGCACGGCGCCGCGCCGGAAGTGCTCGATGCCTGCGGCGATACCCCGATGTTCGCGCTGCTCTCGCGCGGCGTGGAGGCGGTGCCCAGCCTGCAGGCGATGCTGCGACACGGCGTGTCGCCGGCCGGCCGCGGCGGCCTGACCCGGCTGCTGGCCGCCTGCGCCCAGCACGATCACGCCTCGCGCGCGCTGGAACAGTTCGCGCTGGAACTGCTCGAGCGCGGCGCCGATCCGTTCGCGCCGTCGCCGGCCGGCGATCCGCCGCTGTCGCTGGCGGTGCGGCTGGGCTGGCTGCGCCTGCAACTGCAGTTGCTCGAGCGCGGCGCCGACCGCGAGGCGCGCGACAGCCACGGCATGACCGCGCTGCACCTGGCTGCCGCGCTGGGCCGCGAGGCCTCGCTGAAACTGCTGATCCTGCAGGGTGCCTCGCCGGACGCACGCGCCGCCGACGGCCAGACTCCGCTCGGCGTGGCCCTGGCCAGCGGCCGCCGCGACCTGGCCGACTGGCTGGACTGGCGCACCTGGCCGCTGCCGCGGCGTCCGCTGCGCGAGGCCGACGTGCCGGCTGCGGCGATGGTCGGCGATGCCGAGGCGATCCGCCGCCTGATCGACCTGGGCCTGCCGGTGGATGCGGTGGACGCGCAGGGCTGCACCGCGCTGTTGCGCGCCGCCGGTGGCGGCCATGCCGCGGCGGTGAAGCTGCTGCTGGCGCGCGGCGCCGATCTGCAGCACGCCGCGGCCAGCGGCGCCACGCCGCTGTCGGCAGCGGTGAGCATGCGCCAGACCGAGATCGTCGCGGCGTTGCTGCAGGCCGGTGCGCAGATCGAACACCGCCTGCCCGGCGGGGTGACCGTGCTGATGCTGGCCTGCGCGCTGGGCCTGCCGGACATCGCCGCGCGGCTGCTGGCCGCCGGTGCCGACGTGCACGCCGGCGACGCGCAGCAACTGGCGCCGCTGCACTGCGCCGCGCTGTACGGCTTCACCGCGCGCGACAAGACCCGCTTGCTGGCGTTGCTGGACACCTTGCTGCTGGCCGGCGCCGAGGCCGACCGCGGTTCCGCCGGTGGCGTCACGCCGCTGCTGCTGCTGCTGGGCGCGCGCGCCGAACCGGGCACGGCCTGCGAGGAGCCGGTGGTGCTGGCCGGCGTCGAGCGCCTGCTGGACGAGGACGTCAGCCTGGAAGTGCAGGATCCGCGCGGCTTCGGCCCGCTGCACCTGGCCGCGTTGCACGGCCTGCCGCTGCTGGTGCAGCGCCTGCTGCGCGCCGGCGCCGATCCGGAACTGCGCGATACCTTGAACCGCACCCCGCGCGAGATCGCGGTGATGCGCGGCTTCGTCGACGTCGCCGGGCAGTTCCAGCCGGCGCTGCCGGGCGTGTCCTCGATGGCGCGTTTCCTGCGCGAAAGCCGCTAG
- a CDS encoding S8 family serine peptidase, whose protein sequence is MMSSNTLAAALAAVLFAAGAQAATPTIGLGRVQGPVPQSANPNDLGQRFIVKTRDGGTQARSLLATTLSSAVARSGMQRAQIASDGLTVRSAVSAKVLRDMAVPGWHVVQTSRHLSDSERTAFINELKADPSVVSVQVDRLYRRLDEASVRLPAAVAAAASTTPNDPAYAQLQWNFHDPVGGVNAEQGWTRSTGKGVVVAVVDTGVVQNNPDLAANVLPGYDMITDHRVSRRDTDGRVAGGYDLGDWVEADYCNALGGSGNAPEPSSWHGSHVSGTIAQVTNNNLATAGLAYDAKILPVRVLGSCGGFGSDITDGMLWAAGLPVAGLPTNPNPAEVINMSLGSSSPDTCPQIYQDAIDQINAKGTIIVVAAGNSNANAATYTMSSCNGVISVGASRINGGRASYSNYGTRVDIAAPGGGGDIDGNPGGYIFQVINGGSQSPTSDWQIGGMAGTSMASPHVAAAVALVQSVATTPFSWTGMRDLLRASARPFPVTIPTSTPIGAGILDVDMLLQMATTPPCNPSDSTCVPPTKTLVNKVEMRGLGSQGGDALYSFQAAAGTVVSFMTFGGNGNVAMYVSAGKVPTSSSYDARSTRAGTTTQTVRLTPSSATTYYVRLSGSYSGLTVVARQ, encoded by the coding sequence ATGATGTCTTCCAACACGCTCGCCGCTGCCCTCGCCGCCGTCCTGTTCGCCGCTGGCGCGCAGGCGGCCACTCCCACCATCGGCCTGGGCCGCGTGCAGGGCCCGGTGCCGCAATCGGCCAACCCCAACGACCTGGGCCAGCGCTTCATCGTCAAGACCCGCGACGGCGGCACCCAGGCGCGCAGCCTGCTCGCCACCACCCTCAGCAGCGCGGTGGCACGCAGCGGCATGCAGCGCGCGCAGATCGCCAGCGACGGCCTGACCGTACGCAGCGCCGTCAGCGCCAAGGTGCTGCGCGACATGGCGGTGCCGGGCTGGCACGTGGTGCAGACCTCGCGCCACCTCAGCGACAGCGAGCGCACCGCCTTCATCAACGAACTGAAGGCCGACCCGTCGGTGGTGTCGGTGCAGGTCGACCGCCTGTACCGGCGCCTGGACGAGGCCAGCGTGCGCCTGCCGGCTGCCGTCGCGGCCGCTGCCTCCACCACCCCCAACGATCCGGCCTACGCCCAGTTGCAGTGGAATTTCCACGACCCGGTCGGCGGGGTGAATGCCGAGCAGGGCTGGACCCGCTCCACCGGCAAGGGCGTGGTGGTGGCGGTGGTCGACACCGGCGTGGTGCAGAACAATCCGGACCTGGCCGCCAACGTGCTGCCCGGCTACGACATGATCACCGACCACCGCGTCTCGCGCCGCGACACCGACGGCCGCGTGGCCGGCGGCTACGACCTGGGCGACTGGGTCGAGGCCGACTACTGCAACGCGCTCGGCGGCTCCGGCAACGCCCCGGAGCCGAGCTCGTGGCACGGCAGCCACGTCTCCGGCACCATCGCCCAGGTCACCAACAACAACCTGGCCACCGCCGGCCTGGCCTACGACGCCAAGATCCTGCCGGTGCGCGTGCTCGGCTCCTGCGGCGGCTTCGGCAGCGACATCACCGACGGCATGCTGTGGGCCGCGGGCCTGCCGGTCGCCGGCCTGCCGACCAACCCGAACCCGGCCGAGGTGATCAACATGAGCCTGGGCAGCAGCTCCCCGGACACCTGCCCGCAGATCTACCAGGACGCGATCGACCAGATCAACGCCAAGGGCACGATCATCGTGGTCGCCGCCGGCAACTCCAACGCCAACGCCGCCACGTACACCATGTCCTCCTGCAACGGCGTGATCAGCGTCGGCGCCTCGCGCATCAACGGCGGCCGCGCCAGCTATTCCAACTACGGCACCCGCGTGGACATCGCCGCGCCGGGCGGCGGCGGCGACATCGACGGCAACCCGGGCGGCTACATCTTCCAGGTGATCAACGGCGGCTCGCAGAGCCCGACCAGCGACTGGCAGATCGGCGGCATGGCCGGCACCTCGATGGCCTCCCCGCACGTGGCCGCGGCGGTGGCGCTGGTGCAGAGCGTGGCCACCACCCCGTTCAGCTGGACCGGCATGCGCGACCTGCTGCGCGCCAGCGCACGGCCGTTCCCGGTGACGATCCCCACCAGCACGCCGATCGGCGCCGGCATCCTGGACGTGGACATGCTGCTGCAGATGGCCACCACCCCGCCGTGCAATCCGTCGGACAGCACCTGCGTGCCGCCGACCAAGACCCTGGTCAACAAGGTGGAGATGCGCGGCCTCGGCAGCCAGGGCGGCGACGCGCTGTACAGCTTCCAGGCCGCCGCCGGCACCGTGGTCAGCTTCATGACCTTCGGCGGCAACGGCAACGTGGCGATGTACGTGTCGGCGGGCAAGGTGCCGACCAGCAGCAGCTACGACGCGCGCTCCACCCGTGCCGGCACCACCACCCAGACGGTGCGCCTCACCCCGTCCAGCGCCACGACCTACTACGTGCGCCTGAGCGGCAGCTACAGCGGCCTGACCGTGGTCGCACGGCAGTAA